In Synechocystis sp. PCC 6714, the following are encoded in one genomic region:
- a CDS encoding YidH family protein has translation MQVDNKSLDNSEQKKRRNSSRIRDHLANERTYLAWLRSAVALMGFGVLIARLRVFQPPEVHSPGNGWKLGLFFSIIGLLTVLLSTQHYFAVRYDIDEDTYEPADRWVIIFSLSILVLGSGVIFYLFTAPLNPLSSIVFE, from the coding sequence ATGCAAGTAGATAATAAATCCTTGGATAATTCAGAACAAAAAAAACGGCGTAACTCCTCTAGAATTCGGGATCACTTGGCTAACGAAAGAACTTACTTAGCCTGGCTACGGAGTGCTGTAGCCTTGATGGGATTTGGAGTACTTATTGCCCGCCTGAGAGTGTTTCAACCACCTGAGGTGCATAGCCCTGGAAATGGTTGGAAACTAGGGTTATTTTTTTCCATCATTGGTCTGCTGACTGTTTTACTTTCAACTCAACATTACTTTGCCGTTCGCTATGATATTGATGAAGATACCTACGAACCCGCTGATCGGTGGGTTATTATTTTCAGCCTCTCGATCTTGGTGTTAGGTTCCGGGGTAATTTTCTATCTTTTTACAGCTCCTTTAAATCCTTTAAGTAGTATCGTTTTTGAATGA
- a CDS encoding cadmium resistance transporter: MSAFVATNLDDVLILMFFFSQAKSPQSNLRIRHIVFSQYIGFIVIILLSLPGFFGGLIVSKEWTGLLGLVPIFIGIKHLHDLSSEDEAFQSLQNTIQSPQSPPTAVVNPISAFLSPQVYGIAAISIANGGDNIGIYVPFFASLSWLGLWVVISIFLVLVAARCATAYYLTGHPLIRKIVTRYGQRIMPFVLIGLGVWIFGDSGSYKLLRLLLK; this comes from the coding sequence GTGTCTGCTTTTGTAGCCACCAATTTAGACGATGTTTTAATCTTGATGTTTTTCTTTTCCCAAGCAAAATCTCCCCAGTCTAATTTACGTATTCGTCATATTGTATTTAGTCAATATATTGGTTTTATTGTCATTATTTTGCTTAGCTTACCTGGTTTTTTTGGTGGATTAATCGTTTCAAAAGAATGGACAGGATTGCTGGGATTAGTACCAATATTTATAGGAATAAAACATTTGCATGATTTAAGTTCAGAGGATGAGGCATTCCAGTCTTTACAAAATACCATTCAATCCCCCCAATCTCCACCGACTGCAGTTGTCAATCCAATTAGTGCTTTTCTCTCCCCGCAAGTTTATGGAATTGCTGCCATTTCCATTGCTAATGGCGGTGACAATATTGGCATTTATGTTCCTTTTTTTGCCAGTCTATCTTGGTTAGGCCTATGGGTTGTCATTAGCATTTTTTTGGTTTTAGTTGCCGCACGTTGTGCTACTGCCTATTATTTAACTGGTCATCCCTTGATAAGAAAAATAGTCACTAGATATGGCCAGAGAATTATGCCTTTTGTGCTTATTGGTTTGGGCGTATGGATTTTTGGGGATAGCGGAAGTTACAAATTATTAAGACTGTTACTCAAATAA